A DNA window from Streptomyces bacillaris contains the following coding sequences:
- a CDS encoding ubiquitin-like protein Pup encodes MATKDTGGGQQKATRSTEEVEEQAQDAQASEDLAERQEKLSDDVDSVLDEIDDVLEENAEDFVRSFVQKGGQ; translated from the coding sequence ATGGCGACCAAGGACACCGGCGGCGGACAGCAGAAGGCGACGCGCTCCACCGAGGAGGTCGAGGAGCAGGCGCAGGACGCGCAGGCGTCCGAGGACCTCGCGGAGCGCCAGGAGAAGCTGAGCGACGATGTCGACTCGGTCCTGGACGAGATCGACGACGTCCTGGAGGAGAACGCCGAGGACTTCGTCCGTTCCTTCGTTCAAAAGGGTGGACAGTAG
- the prcA gene encoding proteasome subunit alpha: MSTPFYVSPQQAMADRAEYARKGIARGRSLVVLQYADGIVFVGENPSRALHKFSEIYDRIGFAAAGKYNEYENLRIGGVRYADLRGYTYDRDDVTARGLANVYAQTLGTIFSSAAEKPYEVELVVAEVGTAPEGDQIYRLPHDGSIVDEHGSVAVGGNAEQISSFLDQRHRDGMTLAEALKLAVQALSREPGGGEREIPAERLEVAVLDRTRPQQRKFKRIVGRQLARLLEAETASTTPTDAPSDVEETDTTGPDTDTGTGSSSGSTEE, from the coding sequence GTGTCGACGCCGTTCTATGTCTCACCCCAGCAGGCCATGGCCGACCGGGCGGAATACGCCCGCAAGGGCATCGCCCGTGGTCGCAGCCTCGTTGTGCTGCAGTATGCCGACGGCATTGTGTTCGTCGGCGAGAACCCGTCCCGCGCGCTGCACAAGTTCAGCGAGATCTATGACCGGATCGGCTTCGCGGCCGCCGGCAAGTACAACGAGTACGAGAACCTCCGCATCGGCGGTGTCCGCTACGCCGATCTCCGCGGATACACCTACGACCGGGACGATGTGACGGCCCGTGGGCTGGCCAACGTCTACGCCCAGACGCTCGGCACCATCTTCTCCAGCGCGGCCGAGAAGCCGTACGAGGTGGAGCTGGTCGTCGCCGAGGTCGGCACGGCTCCCGAGGGCGACCAGATCTACCGGCTGCCGCACGACGGTTCGATCGTGGACGAGCACGGCTCGGTCGCGGTCGGCGGCAACGCCGAGCAGATCAGCAGCTTCCTGGACCAGCGCCACCGCGACGGCATGACGCTCGCCGAGGCGCTCAAGCTGGCCGTCCAGGCGCTCTCCCGGGAGCCCGGGGGCGGCGAGCGGGAGATCCCCGCCGAGCGCCTCGAGGTCGCCGTGCTGGACCGTACGCGGCCCCAGCAGCGCAAGTTCAAGCGGATCGTCGGCCGCCAGCTGGCCCGGCTCCTCGAAGCGGAGACGGCGAGCACCACCCCGACGGACGCCCCGTCCGACGTGGAGGAGACCGACACCACCGGGCCGGACACCGA
- the prcB gene encoding proteasome subunit beta, translated as MEANTRSTGRLPAAFLTPGSSSFMDFLADQSPEMLPGNRSLPPLQGAIEAPHGTTIVAATFPGGVVLAGDRRATMGNMIAQRDIEKVFPADEYSAVGIAGTAGLAVEMVKLFQLELEHFEKVEGAQLSLEGKANRLSTMIRSNLAMAMQGLAVVPLFAGYDVDREKGRIFSYDVTGGRSEENGYAATGSGSIFARGSMKKLYREDLTEEQALTLVVQALYDAADDDSATGGPDVARRIYPIVTVITDEGFRRLSDQESSDIARSILERRLEQPDGPRAALL; from the coding sequence GTGGAAGCCAACACTCGTAGCACCGGGCGTCTACCAGCTGCCTTCCTGACGCCGGGGTCGTCCTCGTTCATGGACTTCCTGGCCGACCAGTCGCCCGAGATGCTCCCGGGCAACCGGAGCCTGCCGCCGCTCCAGGGGGCGATCGAGGCACCGCACGGGACGACCATCGTGGCGGCCACCTTCCCCGGTGGCGTGGTCCTGGCCGGCGACCGGCGCGCCACCATGGGCAACATGATCGCGCAGCGCGACATCGAGAAGGTCTTCCCGGCCGACGAGTACTCGGCGGTGGGCATCGCCGGCACCGCCGGACTGGCCGTGGAGATGGTCAAGCTCTTCCAGCTGGAGCTGGAGCACTTCGAGAAGGTCGAGGGCGCCCAGCTCTCCCTGGAGGGCAAGGCCAACCGGCTCTCCACCATGATCCGCTCCAACCTGGCCATGGCCATGCAGGGGCTCGCCGTGGTCCCCCTCTTCGCGGGTTACGACGTCGACCGCGAGAAGGGCCGCATCTTCTCGTACGACGTCACGGGCGGCCGCTCCGAGGAGAACGGTTACGCCGCCACCGGCTCCGGGTCCATCTTCGCCCGGGGCTCCATGAAGAAGCTCTACCGCGAGGATCTGACGGAGGAGCAGGCCCTCACCCTCGTCGTGCAGGCGCTGTACGACGCCGCGGACGACGACTCGGCGACCGGCGGCCCGGACGTGGCCCGCCGGATCTATCCGATCGTCACCGTCATCACCGACGAAGGCTTCCGGAGGCTGAGCGACCAGGAGTCCTCCGACATCGCGCGCTCCATCCTGGAGCGCCGCCTGGAGCAGCCCGACGGCCCGCGCGCCGCGCTGCTCTGA